CAAGATGATGATCTTATTTTTTTGATGCAACATGCGACTAATGCTTTTAGTCGTTATGATGCCGCACAAATGTTGTTGGCAAAATATGTACGTTTAAATGTAGAAAATTTACAAGAAAACCGTGAATTAACACTGCCAGAATCAGTATTAGATGCCTTTAGAGCAGTATTATTATCAGAAACGGCAGATCCAGCTTTAATTGCACAAATTTTGACTTTACCGTCTGAAAACGAATTAGCCAATTTATTTAAGGTCATCGATCCAACAGCCATTTATCAAGTTCGTCAGTTTTTACTAAGTCGTTTTGCCAATGGACTGAACGACGAATTAAATGCTGTTTATTTTAATAATAAAGTCGCTGACTATCATATTGAACATAAAGATATTGCTAAGCGATCACTTAAAAACTGCTGTTTAACTTTATTAGCCTATGCGGATAATAAATCCCATGCCAACACATTAGTAAGTCAGCAATACTATCACGCTAATAACATGACGGATTGCTTAGCTGCTCTAACTACAGCAGTTAAAGCGCAACTTGATTGTTACAATGAATTGTTAACTGATTTTGATAATAAATGGCATCAAGATGGCTTGGTAATGGACAAATGGCTATCCCTTAATGCAACAAGTCCAGATACCCATGTGCTATCAACTGTGAAGAAATTATTAACTCACCGTTCATTCTCAATGAGTAATCCAAATCGCATTCGTGCATTAATTGGAGCTTTTGTAAATAATAACCCTGTTGCTTTTCATGCTGAAGATGGAAGTGGTTATCATTTCTTAGTTGAAATCTTGACTGAGTTGAACCAGAAAAATCCACAAGTTGCTGCTAGATTAATCGATCCACTAATTCGGTTGAAACGTTATGGCGAAAAACGTCAACAACTGATGCGAACAGCGCTTGAACGATTACTAAAACTTGATAATCTCTCTAAAGATTTATATGAAAAAATTAGTAAAGCCTTAGTGGCATAATTAATAAAACATATCATCCGACATAATTATAGTTGGATGATATGACTTTATTATTTGATGTTTTTTACTAAAACGTATAGTTAACCTCAAACTTTTTGACATTTTTACCTTTTAAAAAAATAATATAACGGACTTTAAATGACAATTACCATAAAAGAAATAACACCTGCTGAGCTAGCACAAAAAATAGAGGCATCTGAAAAGTTATTCTTACTTGATGTCCGTGAACCTAATGAAGTTGCCATTTGTAGTATTAATGGATCAACACATATACCAATGAATCTCATTCCATTATATTTAGATGAAATTCCTGATGAAATTGATATCGTTATTTACTGCCACCGCGGTGTTAGAAGCTTAAATGTGGCTAACTATTTAGCCGAAAATGGCTTTGATACCGAGTATTTATATAACCTTACAGGTGGGATCGACGCTTGGGCACTCGCTATTGATGAACAGATGACAAGGTATTAAAAAGCCCTGACTAAACGGGCTTTATAATATTATATACTTTATATTAATGGGTATTTTGTTTTATTCCTTAGGCATTACCCAATAACCATTTTGATTATGCTCTTTCATATAATCTTTAAACTGTTGGGATTGATAAATACGTTTAACATCTTGAGCCCACTGACTGTTTTCATTACCACCGTTCACAACAACCATAATTTCTAAATCAGGAATAATAGTTTCTGAAAGTAACGCTTTATTTGAGTCAATGTTAGCTGAATAAACGATACTTCCTGGTATCACAGCAAAATCAACTTCGTTCATGACACGAGGTATATTAGCAGAATCCATTTCAACAATTTCAATGTCCGCAATATTTTGAGCGATATCATTTTTACTAACGATGATTGGATTAGCATTTTCCTTCAATTTTATCCAACCTGCTTTTTCGAGTAAGTTATAAGAACGTGCTGCATTTGA
The sequence above is drawn from the Gilliamella apicola genome and encodes:
- a CDS encoding rhodanese-like domain-containing protein, with product MTITIKEITPAELAQKIEASEKLFLLDVREPNEVAICSINGSTHIPMNLIPLYLDEIPDEIDIVIYCHRGVRSLNVANYLAENGFDTEYLYNLTGGIDAWALAIDEQMTRY